The DNA sequence ATGGGGAAAACGGTCGTCATCAAATGCGGCGGCAGCGTGCTTGATGAGTTGTCTCCCGCCTTTTTTGCCAGCGTGAACGCAATGCGAAAACAAGGGATGGAGGTCGTCATCGTCCACGGCGGCGGGCCGGAAATCGGACACATGTTAAAAAAATTGTCCGTGCCGAGCGAGTTTGTCAACGGCTTGCGGAAGACGACGAAAGACGTGCTCGCGGTTGTGGAAATGGTGCTCTCCGGCAAAGTGAACAAACAGCTTGTCGCGATGCTCAGGCAGCACGGTTTGCCCGCGGTCGGTGTTTCCGGCGTGGACGGGGGACTGCTTGAAGCAGAACCGATCGACTTGGCCAAACTCGGCTATGTCGGCCGTGTGAAAACCGTTCGTTCCCAGCTGTTGCGCACGCTGCTTGCGGCGGGCTACATCCCGGTCATTTCCCCGCTTGGCATCGACCAAAACGGGCAAACGTACAACATTAACGCTGACACGGCGGCTGGGGCGGTCGCAGCGGCCATCGGCGCCAGCCAGCTCGCGTTTGTGACGAACGTACCCGGCATTTTGCGAGACGGTGCGCTCGTGGCTGAGGCGACGGTGGAAATGATTGAACGACTGATCGAAGACGGCGTCATCACGGGTGGGATGATTCCGAAAGTGAAAGCGGCGCTCTCCGCCCTGTCCGATGCGCTGCCGGAAGTGATGATCGTCAGTGGCAAAACAACGTTTTATCAGAACGGAACATGGTATGGGACAACGATTCGGAAAGAAAACGAAGTGGGGGTCTACTAAATAATGAGCGCGCTGTTTCCAACTTACAACCGTTGGAATATCGCCGTCCAGTCGGCCGAAGGGACGGTGGTGACCGATGTGAACGGAAAACAATATCTCGACTTTGTTTCCGGCATTGCCGTCTGCAA is a window from the Geobacillus stearothermophilus ATCC 12980 genome containing:
- the argB gene encoding acetylglutamate kinase, translating into MGKTVVIKCGGSVLDELSPAFFASVNAMRKQGMEVVIVHGGGPEIGHMLKKLSVPSEFVNGLRKTTKDVLAVVEMVLSGKVNKQLVAMLRQHGLPAVGVSGVDGGLLEAEPIDLAKLGYVGRVKTVRSQLLRTLLAAGYIPVISPLGIDQNGQTYNINADTAAGAVAAAIGASQLAFVTNVPGILRDGALVAEATVEMIERLIEDGVITGGMIPKVKAALSALSDALPEVMIVSGKTTFYQNGTWYGTTIRKENEVGVY